CGATCCGCCGTGCCGGCACGAAGGCGACATAGGCGCCGAACCCGTTGGTCGAGCCGGTCTTGTTGAACAGGGTCGGGCCGGTCGGGGCCTGCGGCGGCATCAGCGCGGCCGCCGGATCGGCGTTCAAGGCCCGGCCGTTACCCGCCAGCAGCCGATCCAGCGTGATCGGATAGGCATATTGCTCCCAGCCGAGCCCCTGAACCATGTCGCCGGTCCGGAAGTAGCCGATATGGGTGGCCTGGACTGCGCGCCGCATCGGCTCCTCGAGCCGGCTCGGGTCGATATTGGCCTCGACGAAGCGGATCAGGTCGCCCGCCGTCGTCTTAACCCCATAGGCTTCCGCCGCGAACAGCCCTGGATTGACGCGGATCGGCCGGTTTTCCCGCGCATAGCCCCAGGCATAGTTGGCGCGCGCCTCCTGCGGCACGCGGACATGGCTGTTGCGCAGGCCGAGGCGCGGGAAGACCTCGCTTTCCATCGCCTGGCTGAAATCGCGCCCGAATGCGCGGGCCGCGAGATGGCCGAACAGGCCGAGGCTCGGATTGGAATAGCGCCGCTGCGTGCCCGGTGCCGCATCGGGCCGCCACTGCCGGAAATACCGGGTCATCTGCGCGGTATCGGCAACCTCGCCCGGAAACTGCAGCGGCAGGCCTCCCGCCGTATAGGTGCCGAGATGCAGAAGGGTGGCCCGGTCGATGGCGCTGCCCCGCAGGTCGCGCAGGTAGCGGCTCGGATGGTCGTCGAGCGACAGCTTGCCGAGCACCTGTGCGTAGCCGGCAAGCGTTGCGGTGAAGGTCTTGCTCACTGAGCCGATCTCGAACAGCGTCGCGCCGTCCACCGACCTGTCGGTCTCGCGCGAGGCGGCGCCATAGGTGAAGACCGAGGAGCGGCCGTCGACGGTCACCGCGACCGCCATGCCCGGGATGTCGTGCTCGGCCATCAGCGGCCTTATCGCGGCATCGACCGCGCCGCGCAGGCGGGCATCGCCGTCATCCGCGCAGGCTGCTGCTGCGATGACGAGGGGCGTGGCGAGAGCGAGCGCCGCGACGGCGCAACGTAACGGTCTGCGGGAAAGGCTGCGGGGCACGTCGATCCATCCTTTTCGAGGCCGGCTGCCTCGCCCTGACAGCGGTCCGCTCGCTGCATGGTCGGCCGGCGCGGGGAGGAGACAGAGCCGTCCAATATGGCGGCACGGCGGCGGCGCATGACGGGATCGCCCCATTACCGGGAACTTGTCCGCGGAGCCTTCTCGCAGCCCCGGCGGGCGTGGAACATTGCGGATCGGCGCAGCGTTGACGGACCAGCCCGGCCGGTCGGCCGGGCCGCGAGGCAGGGCGGGCACGTCATGCATACGATCGATCAGGAGCTCCGCGACAAGCTGATCGTCGCGATCGCCGCACTCAACCAGGTGGCCGAGGCGCTGGC
This portion of the bacterium YEK0313 genome encodes:
- the ampC gene encoding Beta-lactamase precursor, producing the protein MAEHDIPGMAVAVTVDGRSSVFTYGAASRETDRSVDGATLFEIGSVSKTFTATLAGYAQVLGKLSLDDHPSRYLRDLRGSAIDRATLLHLGTYTAGGLPLQFPGEVADTAQMTRYFRQWRPDAAPGTQRRYSNPSLGLFGHLAARAFGRDFSQAMESEVFPRLGLRNSHVRVPQEARANYAWGYARENRPIRVNPGLFAAEAYGVKTTAGDLIRFVEANIDPSRLEEPMRRAVQATHIGYFRTGDMVQGLGWEQYAYPITLDRLLAGNGRALNADPAAALMPPQAPTGPTLFNKTGSTNGFGAYVAFVPARRIGLAMLMNRNVPIPARIKAAHAILERLGEASRQ